Proteins encoded by one window of Antechinus flavipes isolate AdamAnt ecotype Samford, QLD, Australia chromosome 4, AdamAnt_v2, whole genome shotgun sequence:
- the SRR gene encoding serine racemase isoform X4 has protein sequence MVAARIVKQTEGIMVHPNQCPAVMAGQGTIALEVLEQVPKVDALVVPVGGGGMISGIAITVKALRPEVKVYAAEPCNADDCFQSKLKGELTPNPSPPDTIADGVKSSIGPYTWPIIKDLVDEVFTVTEDEIKHATQLVWERMKLLIEPTAAVGVAAVLGERFQKMPAVQNVCVVLSGGNVDLTSLGWLKGAEETQLPPD, from the exons ATGGTGGCAGCCAGAATTGTGAAGCAAACCGAAGGGATAATGGTACATCCCAACCAGTGCCCAGCTGTGATGGCGGGCCAAGGCACCATCGCTCTGGAAGTGCTCGAGCAG GTTCCCAAGGTGGATGCCCTAGTGGTACCtgtagggggtggagggatgaTCTCAGGAATAGCAATTACAGTCAAG GCTCTGAGACCAGAGGTGAAAGTATACGCCGCGGAGCCCTGTAATGCTGATGACTGCTTCCAGTCCAAGCTCAAAGGAGAGCTCACCCCTAACCCTTCTCCACCAGACACCATAGCAGATGGGGTTAAATCGAGCATTGGCCCCTATACTTGGCCTATTATAAAGGACCTGGTGGATGAAGTCTTCACTGTCACAGAGGATGAAATTAAG CATGCCACGCAGCTGGTATGGGAGAGGATGAAGCTTCTCATCGAGCCCACGGCTGCAGTGGGAGTAGCTGCTGTGCTGGGTGAACGGTTCCAGAAGATGCCCGCTGTGCAAAATGTCTGCGTGGTTCTCAGTGGGGGGAACGTGGACTTGACATCCCTGGGatggctgaagggagcagaggagaCCCAGCTCCCTCCAGACTGA